One region of Pseudoalteromonas galatheae genomic DNA includes:
- a CDS encoding peptidoglycan glycosyltransferase FtsI, which translates to MNKQKQKTQSIITWRFALVCGVMLTVFMTLVARAAFLQVIEPDKAIEENDKRTVRVEKLNVQRGMIFDRNGKELAVSVPVVSVYADPLAIDKALAKKVLRKARKEGEDYKALEQNDAELKIRKQAWYDDELRWKELADVLRLKPENVDERLRGDPSRRFVYLKRQVTAVVANYIRQMRLPGVHLLDESKRFYPSGEVTAHMIGVTDIDGKGIEGVERMFDSALTGTAGKRTIRKDAQGREVQVLSEEQRVEPEDVYLSIDLRIQAIAYRALKSAVLSYKATSGSAIVVDVHTGEILALVNSPSFNPNDLSTAAPYKRRNRAMTDLFEPGSTLKPLAVLAGLNYGAVKATDTIDTYPGWMNLSGGLVKDTRNNGELSLREILKISSNMGVAKISQMLPKEYFINLYQEVGFGEPTGSNMIGESAGLFYPNRRWSNFEIATLSYGYAVSVSTAQMARLYAMFGAGGILRPLTIVKQDEIPEGKRIFSEQDTHAVVEMMESVFERGGTAHNVKVDGYRAAGKTGTSEKAVAGGYGDEYVGYFAGVAPVSDPRLAVVVMVNEPAGDVYYGGQTAGPAFAEIMSNALRILNVAPDKERVAYISGADNDA; encoded by the coding sequence ATGAATAAACAAAAGCAAAAAACTCAATCTATTATCACCTGGCGCTTTGCTCTAGTTTGCGGCGTGATGCTCACCGTTTTTATGACGCTTGTTGCACGCGCTGCATTTTTGCAAGTAATTGAGCCTGATAAGGCCATTGAAGAAAATGATAAGCGCACCGTACGGGTTGAGAAACTCAATGTCCAACGAGGCATGATCTTCGACCGCAATGGCAAAGAGCTGGCAGTGAGTGTGCCGGTTGTGAGCGTTTATGCAGATCCCCTTGCCATTGATAAGGCACTTGCCAAAAAAGTGTTACGCAAAGCCCGTAAAGAAGGTGAAGATTATAAAGCGTTAGAGCAAAACGATGCTGAACTGAAAATACGGAAACAAGCTTGGTACGATGATGAGCTCAGGTGGAAAGAGCTTGCAGATGTGCTCAGACTTAAACCAGAAAATGTCGATGAACGGCTTAGGGGAGACCCAAGCCGTCGTTTTGTCTATTTGAAGCGTCAAGTGACGGCGGTTGTTGCCAACTATATTCGTCAAATGCGCCTGCCGGGCGTGCACTTGCTTGACGAGTCCAAACGGTTTTACCCAAGCGGCGAAGTAACGGCGCACATGATTGGTGTAACCGATATTGATGGCAAAGGTATTGAAGGCGTCGAGCGTATGTTCGACTCTGCATTAACCGGTACGGCTGGTAAACGCACCATTCGAAAAGATGCGCAAGGTCGTGAAGTACAAGTACTTTCAGAAGAACAGCGTGTCGAGCCAGAAGATGTTTACCTGAGTATTGATTTACGGATCCAAGCCATTGCCTACCGCGCGTTAAAGTCGGCGGTACTGAGCTATAAAGCTACCTCTGGTTCGGCGATAGTTGTTGATGTACACACTGGCGAGATTTTAGCTTTGGTGAATAGCCCAAGCTTTAATCCTAACGACCTAAGTACTGCTGCACCTTATAAACGTCGTAATCGTGCTATGACTGACCTATTTGAACCCGGTTCAACCTTAAAGCCTTTAGCGGTATTGGCTGGTTTAAATTATGGTGCAGTTAAGGCAACAGATACGATAGATACTTATCCGGGCTGGATGAACTTAAGCGGTGGCTTGGTGAAAGACACTCGCAACAATGGTGAGCTGAGCTTAAGAGAGATCCTTAAAATCTCCAGTAACATGGGGGTTGCGAAGATCTCGCAAATGTTACCAAAGGAATACTTTATCAATTTATACCAAGAAGTGGGCTTTGGTGAGCCAACGGGCTCAAACATGATTGGTGAAAGCGCAGGTTTATTTTATCCAAACCGCCGTTGGTCTAACTTTGAAATCGCAACACTATCCTATGGTTATGCGGTATCAGTAAGTACCGCACAAATGGCGAGACTTTACGCCATGTTTGGAGCCGGTGGTATCTTGCGACCACTCACTATTGTGAAGCAAGATGAAATTCCTGAAGGTAAGCGTATTTTTAGCGAGCAAGATACACATGCCGTGGTAGAGATGATGGAGTCAGTATTTGAACGTGGTGGTACAGCCCACAACGTAAAAGTTGATGGATACCGTGCCGCTGGTAAAACAGGTACTTCAGAAAAAGCCGTGGCGGGTGGTTATGGTGATGAGTACGTTGGTTACTTTGCGGGCGTTGCACCGGTAAGTGACCCAAGGCTTGCGGTTGTGGTGATGGTTAATGAACCGGCGGGAGATGTTTACTATGGCGGTCAAACCGCAGGGCCTGCTTTTGCTGAAATTATGTCTAATGCACTGAGAATTCTAAACGTAGCACCTGATAAAGAGCGCGTAGCTTATATTTCGGGAGCAGATAACGATGCGTGA
- a CDS encoding UDP-N-acetylmuramoyl-L-alanyl-D-glutamate--2,6-diaminopimelate ligase — protein MRDLAQVLSDYGVNIAAVEVEHLRIDSRAIEPGDCFVALQGHAQDGAKYAASAVAQGAKCVLAETGSELNIAPEQAIFIDNLADKLAAIAAQFYAYPSKKLKLTGVTGTNGKSTTTAMIANLASLTGSAGVVIGTLGYGQPDSLIPLANTTPSNVDLQRILAFLQQQYDQVAMEVSSHGLVQGRVDECDFDVAVFTNLTRDHLDYHGDMQSYAEAKKLLFTRCAPTHKVINIDDEVGASWAAEFNDDTVVVYGRWSEAHSYQQYVFFDAVSAHPNGLTATLKTSWGECEVNVPLYGEFNLYNLAAAIATLLLQGASLDALSEACSQLAPVAGRMQPFSAPEKPTCIVDYAHTPDALALALQALRAHVPGNLICVFGCGGDRDKGKRPEMARAAEKYADKLVITSDNPRSEDPNLIIDDVKAGLIHPEYAVCQPDRGLAIQHAIDLADENSVVLIAGKGHEDYQIIGTERIDFCDRQCVAAILRGEKA, from the coding sequence ATGCGTGATCTGGCTCAGGTACTCAGTGATTATGGTGTCAATATTGCCGCTGTTGAGGTTGAGCACCTACGCATAGATAGTCGAGCGATTGAGCCTGGTGATTGTTTTGTTGCACTGCAAGGTCATGCCCAAGATGGTGCTAAATATGCCGCTAGTGCCGTTGCGCAAGGCGCTAAATGTGTGCTTGCAGAAACGGGAAGCGAGCTTAATATTGCCCCGGAGCAAGCGATTTTTATCGACAATCTTGCTGATAAGTTGGCGGCAATTGCAGCGCAGTTTTATGCATACCCGAGTAAAAAGCTCAAACTCACAGGCGTTACTGGCACCAATGGTAAATCTACCACGACAGCAATGATTGCCAATTTAGCTAGCCTAACCGGTAGTGCAGGGGTTGTGATAGGTACGCTTGGTTATGGTCAACCAGACAGTCTTATTCCGCTGGCAAACACCACGCCGTCAAACGTAGATTTACAACGTATTTTGGCGTTTTTACAGCAACAATATGATCAAGTCGCGATGGAGGTCTCTTCCCATGGCTTGGTGCAAGGTCGAGTTGACGAATGCGACTTTGATGTGGCTGTTTTCACCAACTTGACGCGCGATCACTTAGATTATCACGGTGATATGCAAAGCTATGCAGAAGCCAAGAAACTACTATTTACTCGCTGTGCGCCAACTCACAAAGTCATCAATATTGACGATGAAGTGGGGGCTAGTTGGGCTGCTGAATTCAATGACGACACCGTGGTTGTTTACGGTCGCTGGAGTGAAGCGCATAGCTACCAACAATACGTATTCTTTGATGCCGTGTCGGCACACCCAAACGGTTTAACAGCGACATTAAAAACCAGCTGGGGTGAATGTGAAGTCAATGTGCCACTGTATGGTGAGTTTAATCTTTATAATTTAGCTGCTGCGATTGCGACTTTACTATTGCAAGGTGCAAGTCTTGATGCATTAAGCGAAGCTTGCAGCCAGCTCGCGCCAGTTGCAGGCCGCATGCAGCCATTTAGTGCCCCTGAAAAGCCTACGTGTATTGTTGATTATGCCCATACCCCAGACGCTTTGGCACTTGCACTACAAGCCTTGCGAGCACATGTACCGGGTAATCTTATCTGTGTGTTTGGTTGCGGTGGTGATAGAGATAAAGGTAAGCGTCCTGAAATGGCGCGAGCTGCGGAGAAATATGCAGATAAACTGGTGATCACCAGCGATAATCCACGAAGTGAAGATCCTAATTTAATCATTGATGACGTTAAGGCAGGACTCATCCACCCTGAGTATGCTGTCTGCCAGCCTGATAGAGGGCTAGCCATTCAACACGCGATAGACCTAGCTGATGAAAACAGTGTGGTGCTAATAGCGGGGAAAGGGCACGAGGATTATCAAATTATAGGTACTGAGCGCATTGATTTTTGTGATAGGCAATGCGTTGCAGCGATTTTACGAGGGGAAAAGGCATGA
- a CDS encoding UDP-N-acetylmuramoyl-tripeptide--D-alanyl-D-alanine ligase, with protein sequence MIKMDFSWLAAVLKTPYDGENLAVANINTDTRTIQSGEVFLALKGPNFDGHRFLDVAKAQGAIAAIVSEHDEDIDLPQFVVADTRIALGQIGRAVIETVAPKTIAITGSVGKTTVKEMCAAILAQKGKVLATKGNFNNDIGVPLTLLRLSEDDEYAVIELGANHLGEIAYTTALVSPDVATVCNVAPAHIEGFGSIDGVGKAKGEIFSGLKADGVAVINADSDYAQMWQESLAVSKVKRYSLNAQLDIWVEAIELDELARPTFTLCQGEERTTISLPLSGQHNVGNALIAAALTTELGASLSEVATGLEQMAEVKGRVNMIQVSDTLRVVDDTYNANVKSVNAAIDLLASMSGYKVLALGDMAELGEDAREYHREVGEYAKQQGIDELFSLGVLSSSASNVFEKPNRHFSTRENLMKALRVVLAEQSGQCTVIVKGSRSARMELLVEELVNAGQSDSETGEVSC encoded by the coding sequence ATGATCAAGATGGATTTTTCTTGGCTTGCAGCAGTCTTAAAAACCCCTTACGACGGGGAGAATTTGGCAGTCGCCAATATTAATACTGATACCAGAACAATACAGTCTGGTGAGGTGTTCTTAGCACTTAAAGGGCCTAACTTTGACGGCCACCGCTTTTTGGATGTGGCCAAAGCGCAAGGTGCTATTGCAGCTATTGTTTCTGAGCACGATGAAGATATCGATTTACCACAGTTTGTTGTTGCAGATACGCGTATTGCTTTAGGCCAAATTGGTCGAGCAGTAATTGAAACCGTTGCCCCTAAAACCATTGCAATTACTGGCAGTGTCGGTAAAACCACAGTGAAAGAAATGTGTGCAGCGATTTTGGCGCAAAAAGGCAAAGTCCTTGCTACTAAAGGTAATTTTAATAACGACATCGGGGTACCGTTGACGCTATTGCGCTTAAGTGAAGATGATGAATACGCGGTGATAGAGCTCGGCGCTAACCACTTGGGTGAAATTGCTTATACCACAGCATTAGTGAGCCCAGACGTGGCGACAGTGTGTAATGTCGCACCAGCACACATAGAAGGGTTTGGTTCAATTGATGGCGTAGGAAAAGCGAAAGGTGAGATTTTCTCGGGCCTAAAAGCTGACGGTGTCGCAGTCATCAATGCGGATAGTGATTATGCTCAGATGTGGCAGGAAAGCTTAGCTGTTTCTAAAGTGAAACGTTATAGCTTAAATGCTCAGCTTGATATTTGGGTGGAAGCAATTGAGTTGGATGAGTTAGCTCGCCCCACCTTCACGCTATGCCAGGGTGAAGAGCGTACCACCATTAGTTTACCGCTTAGTGGCCAGCACAACGTTGGCAATGCGCTGATTGCGGCAGCATTGACAACTGAACTGGGCGCAAGCTTAAGTGAGGTGGCAACGGGTCTTGAACAAATGGCTGAAGTAAAGGGCCGTGTCAACATGATCCAAGTCTCGGACACGCTGCGTGTCGTCGATGACACCTACAATGCAAACGTGAAATCTGTCAACGCGGCGATTGATTTATTGGCGTCTATGTCTGGCTATAAAGTATTGGCGTTGGGTGATATGGCAGAGCTGGGTGAAGATGCCCGCGAATATCACCGTGAAGTCGGCGAGTATGCTAAGCAGCAAGGCATTGATGAATTGTTTTCATTGGGGGTGCTGAGTAGTAGCGCTAGCAATGTATTTGAAAAGCCAAATCGTCATTTCTCGACTCGCGAGAATTTAATGAAGGCGTTACGAGTTGTATTGGCTGAGCAATCAGGACAATGCACCGTTATTGTTAAAGGATCACGTAGTGCGCGGATGGAACTGCTCGTTGAAGAATTAGTAAACGCTGGCCAGTCGGATAGCGAGACAGGAGAAGTATCATGTTAG
- the mraY gene encoding phospho-N-acetylmuramoyl-pentapeptide-transferase has translation MLVWLAEYLTQYYSGFNVFSYLTLRAILGILTALMISLYFGPKLIAALQRMQIGQTVRDDGPESHLSKSGTPTMGGLLILAAIFTSTLLWGDLSNKYVWVTLFVIGSLGIVGFVDDYRKVIRKDSKGLIARWKYFWQSVIAISTAAFLYFTSTSAAETTLVVPFLKDVLPQLGLFYLVMSYFVIVGTSNAVNLTDGLDGLAIVPTILVASALAIIAYVTGNANFSSYLHIPHLPLTSELVVVCTAIVGAGLGFLWFNTYPAQVFMGDVGSLALGGALGIIAILVRQELVLIIMGGVFVMEALSVILQVGSYKLRGQRIFRMAPIHHHYELKGWPEPRVIVRFWIISIILVLAGLATLKIR, from the coding sequence ATGTTAGTTTGGCTAGCCGAGTATCTTACCCAATATTATTCTGGGTTTAACGTATTTTCTTACCTTACCCTGAGGGCGATTTTAGGCATTTTAACGGCGTTAATGATTTCATTGTATTTTGGTCCTAAACTCATCGCTGCATTACAGCGTATGCAGATTGGTCAGACCGTACGTGATGATGGCCCTGAATCGCATTTATCCAAGTCGGGTACGCCAACCATGGGTGGGCTGTTAATTCTGGCTGCGATCTTTACCAGTACGCTACTGTGGGGCGATCTTAGCAACAAATATGTATGGGTGACGTTATTTGTCATTGGCAGCTTAGGTATTGTTGGGTTCGTGGATGATTACCGTAAGGTGATCAGAAAAGACAGTAAAGGCCTAATTGCACGTTGGAAGTACTTCTGGCAGTCGGTCATTGCGATATCTACGGCGGCATTTTTGTACTTTACGTCCACCAGCGCTGCGGAAACCACGCTAGTCGTGCCATTTTTGAAAGATGTGTTACCACAACTTGGTTTGTTCTATTTGGTCATGAGCTACTTTGTGATTGTGGGTACGTCAAACGCAGTTAATCTAACAGATGGCTTGGATGGTCTTGCCATTGTTCCGACCATTTTGGTTGCCTCAGCACTCGCTATTATTGCTTACGTTACCGGTAATGCGAATTTCTCAAGCTACCTTCATATTCCTCATTTACCACTCACAAGTGAATTGGTTGTGGTATGTACTGCGATTGTTGGCGCAGGTCTTGGTTTCTTATGGTTCAACACCTATCCGGCACAAGTTTTTATGGGCGATGTGGGTTCATTGGCGTTGGGTGGTGCACTCGGGATCATCGCTATTTTAGTACGCCAAGAGTTAGTGCTTATCATTATGGGCGGTGTATTTGTGATGGAGGCATTATCCGTCATTTTACAGGTAGGGTCTTACAAACTCAGAGGTCAGCGGATCTTTAGAATGGCCCCTATTCACCATCATTACGAATTAAAAGGATGGCCTGAGCCGCGCGTGATAGTCCGTTTTTGGATTATCTCGATTATCTTGGTTTTGGCCGGCCTTGCGACGTTGAAGATTAGATAA
- the murD gene encoding UDP-N-acetylmuramoyl-L-alanine--D-glutamate ligase produces MTYIEQLQKKHVTVLGLGVTGQGIVRFLLSHGINPKVVDSRPVPPGSDWLSHNAPECEAVFGNLADAALAQTDLIIISPGIPLFEQSVAAAIAEGVEVIGDIELFARLNTRPVIAVTGSNGKSTVVTLATEVLKAAGLKVGLGGNIGTSVLSLLEQPHDVYVLELSSFQLETTHSLACLSAMILNITEDHMDRYPDFQAYIEAKQRIYQHVEHIVFNAEDHYTFAQHGQGSSVSLTEGDYHLMTFDGEPHFAHKQTPLLPVKTLAMVGRHNQFNALAVLALLAPMQLPMQAFASAFASFTGLPHRCQLVADVAGVRYFNDSKATNVGSTVAAIDSLASGRKNIILIVGGDAKGADLSPLKTPLTTHCKALFCFGQDGAQFMPLLRNSHQVNNLEEAVLAAKTIATNGDIVLLAPACASIDMYPNYMARGDEFVRLVGEHA; encoded by the coding sequence ATGACGTATATTGAGCAATTACAGAAAAAGCATGTCACAGTACTGGGACTTGGAGTCACAGGACAGGGGATTGTGCGTTTTCTGCTGTCGCACGGTATTAATCCAAAAGTGGTTGATAGTCGTCCAGTGCCTCCGGGCTCGGACTGGCTAAGTCACAACGCACCTGAATGTGAAGCGGTATTTGGCAATCTTGCTGATGCCGCTTTGGCGCAAACGGATCTGATTATCATCAGCCCAGGGATCCCGTTATTTGAACAGAGCGTTGCCGCAGCCATTGCTGAAGGCGTTGAAGTCATCGGCGATATTGAGCTATTTGCACGCCTTAATACCCGTCCAGTGATTGCCGTTACGGGCTCTAACGGTAAGTCCACCGTTGTTACGCTCGCGACAGAAGTATTGAAAGCCGCTGGCTTAAAAGTGGGGCTTGGCGGCAATATTGGCACCTCTGTGCTGTCGTTGTTAGAGCAGCCGCATGATGTTTATGTGCTAGAGCTGTCTAGTTTTCAGCTTGAAACCACTCATAGCTTGGCTTGTTTGTCGGCAATGATCCTCAATATTACTGAAGATCACATGGATCGCTATCCTGATTTTCAAGCTTATATCGAAGCGAAGCAACGTATTTACCAGCATGTCGAGCATATTGTCTTTAATGCTGAAGATCATTATACCTTTGCGCAGCATGGGCAAGGCAGCAGTGTATCCCTCACTGAGGGGGATTATCACTTAATGACCTTTGACGGTGAGCCGCATTTCGCACACAAACAAACACCACTGTTACCAGTTAAAACGTTGGCAATGGTAGGGCGACATAATCAATTTAACGCCTTGGCGGTATTGGCGTTATTAGCGCCGATGCAATTACCTATGCAGGCATTTGCCAGCGCGTTTGCGAGTTTCACGGGGTTACCTCATCGTTGTCAGTTGGTTGCCGATGTTGCTGGGGTTCGTTACTTCAACGATTCGAAGGCAACGAATGTTGGCTCGACGGTCGCCGCTATTGATTCTTTAGCTTCAGGTCGCAAAAATATTATTTTGATCGTGGGTGGTGATGCTAAAGGGGCAGATCTTTCACCGCTCAAGACGCCACTCACTACGCATTGCAAAGCGCTATTTTGTTTCGGGCAAGACGGCGCACAGTTTATGCCACTGCTGCGCAATAGCCATCAGGTCAACAATCTGGAAGAAGCCGTGTTGGCGGCAAAAACGATAGCGACCAATGGCGATATTGTTTTATTAGCACCAGCCTGTGCCAGCATAGATATGTATCCAAACTATATGGCGCGTGGGGATGAGTTCGTCCGTTTAGTGGGGGAGCATGCTTGA
- the ftsW gene encoding cell division protein FtsW produces MINVADIKEALTPRQSESLFDVPLMYCMLMLIGVGFVMVTSASMPVAERLFDNPFHFTIRHVVFLVGSFILFWFATSVPMTWWKRSNPYLLLFGLLLLVAVLIIGREVNGARRWIPLGPFGLQVAEASKLFFFSYIAGYLVRKRDEVQENIKGFAKPMIVFAVYAFLILMQPDLGTVVVMFVTTVGLLFLAGARLWQFFTLMLTGVSLVVLLIIIEPYRMKRVVGFLNPWEDPFGAGYQLVQSLMAYGQGGWFGQGLGNSIQKLQYLPEAHNDFIFAVIAEELGFIGVFSIIIVLGVLVTRALFIGQKALKAGKEYEGYFALGIGIWFAFQAVVNIGASAGILPTKGLTLPFVSYGGSSLWVMTIAAGILQRIDFETKMSTRQATSRGGRR; encoded by the coding sequence TTGATTAATGTCGCTGATATCAAAGAGGCGCTAACGCCTCGCCAGTCCGAGAGCTTATTTGACGTACCTTTGATGTACTGCATGCTCATGCTTATTGGAGTGGGATTTGTGATGGTGACAAGCGCTTCGATGCCGGTTGCCGAGCGACTATTTGATAATCCTTTTCACTTTACCATTCGCCACGTTGTCTTTTTAGTGGGCTCGTTTATCCTCTTTTGGTTTGCGACGAGTGTGCCAATGACTTGGTGGAAACGCAGTAATCCATATTTGCTGCTTTTTGGTTTGCTACTGTTAGTGGCGGTACTCATTATTGGTCGCGAAGTAAATGGTGCAAGGCGCTGGATCCCGCTTGGTCCTTTTGGTTTGCAAGTAGCGGAGGCATCTAAGCTATTTTTCTTCAGCTATATTGCCGGCTACTTGGTACGTAAACGCGATGAAGTACAAGAAAACATCAAAGGCTTTGCCAAGCCAATGATTGTGTTTGCGGTGTATGCGTTCTTAATTTTGATGCAGCCAGATTTAGGTACTGTGGTGGTTATGTTTGTGACGACCGTTGGCCTATTGTTTTTAGCCGGTGCAAGGCTTTGGCAGTTTTTTACTTTAATGCTTACCGGTGTCTCGTTGGTGGTACTGCTTATCATCATTGAGCCATATCGTATGAAGCGTGTCGTGGGCTTTTTAAACCCTTGGGAAGATCCATTTGGTGCCGGTTATCAATTGGTACAATCCCTAATGGCATACGGCCAAGGTGGCTGGTTTGGCCAAGGCCTGGGTAATAGCATACAAAAGCTACAGTATTTGCCGGAAGCACATAATGACTTTATTTTTGCTGTAATAGCGGAAGAGCTAGGCTTTATTGGGGTATTTAGCATAATTATTGTACTCGGCGTATTGGTTACTCGAGCGCTTTTTATCGGGCAAAAGGCCCTTAAAGCAGGCAAAGAATACGAAGGGTATTTTGCCTTGGGCATTGGTATTTGGTTTGCCTTTCAGGCAGTCGTTAATATTGGTGCGAGCGCTGGCATTTTACCCACTAAAGGCTTAACGCTGCCATTTGTTTCTTATGGCGGCTCTAGTCTTTGGGTGATGACAATTGCGGCAGGCATTTTACAGCGCATAGACTTTGAGACAAAAATGTCGACAAGACAGGCAACATCCCGTGGAGGTAGACGATGA
- the murG gene encoding undecaprenyldiphospho-muramoylpentapeptide beta-N-acetylglucosaminyltransferase gives MTKRLLVVAGGTGGHIFPGIAVAQFLQAQAWQVSWVGTADRMEADVVPRYGFEIDFIAMKGVRGNGVKRLLTAPFMVLKAVLAAKRILQQRKPDVVLAMGGYVTGPVGVAAKLLGIPLVIHEQNAVAGMSNKLLAKIASRVLAGFPGAFSEKLAQVVGNPVRASVAEISDKPVSVPLNLLIVGGSLGAKALNETVPEGLKLLKQQVASIALNIRHQSGKHNQDDTQQRYESAGINAEVSEFIHDMDAAYAWADLVICRAGALTVSEIAAAGKTAIFVPFPHAVDDHQTANAQFLVSAGAAFILQQTALTPETLATTLQPLVIEPQKIATMAAKARQCGKSEATAKVAQICTELSN, from the coding sequence ATGACTAAACGTCTTCTAGTGGTCGCGGGCGGTACAGGTGGACATATTTTTCCAGGTATTGCAGTGGCACAATTTTTACAAGCGCAGGCTTGGCAAGTGAGCTGGGTTGGCACTGCGGACCGAATGGAAGCCGATGTGGTGCCGCGTTACGGTTTTGAAATTGATTTTATTGCCATGAAAGGTGTCCGAGGTAATGGGGTCAAACGATTACTAACCGCACCATTTATGGTTTTAAAAGCGGTACTTGCAGCTAAGCGTATTTTACAACAACGTAAACCTGATGTGGTGTTAGCTATGGGTGGTTATGTAACAGGTCCTGTAGGTGTTGCTGCGAAGCTGCTTGGGATCCCTTTGGTGATCCATGAGCAAAACGCGGTTGCGGGTATGAGCAATAAGTTGCTGGCGAAAATTGCAAGTCGCGTATTGGCGGGTTTTCCCGGCGCATTCAGTGAAAAGCTCGCTCAGGTTGTGGGGAATCCGGTACGTGCAAGCGTTGCCGAGATTAGCGATAAACCCGTTTCAGTGCCGTTAAATCTATTAATTGTCGGTGGTTCATTGGGAGCAAAGGCACTGAATGAAACCGTGCCAGAAGGACTCAAGTTACTAAAGCAACAGGTGGCCAGTATCGCATTAAATATTCGTCATCAAAGCGGTAAACATAACCAAGACGATACACAACAACGATATGAAAGTGCGGGCATTAATGCTGAGGTCAGCGAGTTCATTCATGATATGGACGCCGCATACGCTTGGGCTGATCTGGTTATTTGCCGCGCAGGTGCGTTGACCGTAAGTGAGATAGCCGCAGCTGGGAAAACGGCGATTTTTGTGCCTTTTCCACATGCCGTTGACGATCACCAGACGGCTAACGCGCAATTTTTAGTGTCTGCTGGGGCTGCTTTTATATTGCAGCAAACTGCACTGACGCCAGAAACGCTAGCAACTACACTGCAGCCACTTGTTATTGAGCCGCAAAAAATTGCGACGATGGCAGCAAAAGCGAGACAATGCGGCAAGTCGGAGGCAACAGCGAAAGTTGCCCAAATTTGTACAGAATTATCGAACTAG
- the murC gene encoding UDP-N-acetylmuramate--L-alanine ligase, translating to MEASSRRAMRRINTIHFIGIGGAGMGGIAEVLAFEGYRITGSDIAKSTMTERLTNMGAEIFIGHQAENVKMADVVVVSSAINDQNPEIQAAKANRTPIVRRAEMLAELMRFRHGIAVAGTHGKTTTTSLIASIFARAELDPTFIIGGLLNSAGSNAKVGSSEYLIAEADESDASFLHLQPMVSVVTNIEEDHMDTYEGDFEKMKDTYIEFIHNLPFYGLAVVCIDSPVVRELLPRFARPTITYGEANDADYQLLDFKQTQSESHFKVRTKDGELLEVKLNMPGKHNALNALASIAVAKDHNIENEAIYQALANFEGVGRRFQHYGSFNNEVGEVMLVDDYGHHPSEVAMTIKAAKSGWPDKRLVMIYQPHRYSRTRDLYEDFVKVLCDVDKLLLLDVYSAGEAPIVGADSKSLCRSLRQRGVEPIHISDHGELAKVLASTMADGDLVLTQGAGNIGQIVKQLATTGLSIAQLKQSEL from the coding sequence ATGGAAGCTTCAAGCAGAAGAGCAATGCGACGTATCAACACCATCCACTTTATCGGAATTGGTGGTGCTGGTATGGGTGGGATTGCAGAAGTGCTGGCCTTTGAAGGTTACCGAATTACAGGCTCAGATATCGCCAAAAGTACGATGACAGAGCGATTAACAAATATGGGCGCCGAGATCTTTATCGGCCACCAAGCTGAAAATGTAAAAATGGCTGATGTGGTTGTGGTATCGAGTGCAATCAACGACCAAAACCCAGAGATCCAAGCGGCGAAGGCAAACCGTACGCCAATCGTTCGCCGCGCCGAAATGCTCGCTGAGTTGATGCGCTTTCGTCACGGGATTGCGGTAGCAGGAACACATGGTAAGACCACAACGACGAGCCTGATTGCGAGTATTTTTGCGCGGGCTGAGCTGGATCCAACCTTTATTATCGGTGGCTTGCTTAATAGTGCTGGCAGTAATGCCAAAGTGGGCAGCAGTGAATACCTTATCGCAGAAGCGGACGAGAGTGATGCATCGTTTTTGCATTTGCAGCCGATGGTGTCAGTGGTCACGAATATCGAAGAAGACCACATGGATACTTACGAGGGTGACTTCGAAAAAATGAAAGACACCTACATCGAGTTTATCCATAACTTACCATTTTATGGTCTGGCAGTGGTGTGTATCGATTCGCCGGTCGTAAGAGAATTATTGCCACGCTTTGCAAGGCCGACCATCACGTATGGTGAGGCTAACGATGCGGATTATCAGTTACTGGACTTCAAGCAAACACAAAGTGAATCACACTTTAAAGTCAGAACCAAAGACGGTGAGTTACTTGAAGTGAAGCTAAATATGCCAGGTAAGCACAACGCATTGAATGCGCTGGCATCTATTGCGGTTGCAAAAGATCACAATATTGAAAACGAAGCGATTTATCAGGCATTAGCCAATTTTGAAGGCGTAGGACGTCGATTCCAGCATTACGGCTCATTCAATAATGAAGTGGGTGAGGTGATGCTGGTTGATGATTATGGTCACCACCCGTCTGAGGTTGCGATGACGATAAAAGCCGCTAAGTCTGGTTGGCCTGATAAGCGTTTGGTTATGATTTATCAGCCACATCGCTATAGCCGAACACGCGATTTATATGAAGATTTCGTAAAAGTGCTTTGCGATGTTGATAAACTACTGCTGTTAGATGTATATAGTGCCGGCGAAGCGCCCATCGTTGGTGCGGATAGTAAAAGTTTGTGTCGTAGTCTCCGTCAACGTGGCGTTGAGCCGATCCATATCAGTGACCATGGTGAATTGGCTAAAGTGTTGGCAAGCACTATGGCTGATGGTGACTTAGTGTTGACGCAAGGGGCTGGCAATATAGGTCAAATCGTTAAGCAGTTAGCCACAACCGGGCTATCGATAGCGCAGTTAAAACAGAGTGAATTATGA